TTGACAAAACCGTTGTGGATCCAGTATCGGGCAAAGATATTTCCGGTCACACTTTCCGACTGTGCGATTTCGTTCTCATGGTGGGGAAAAACCAGATCCTTGCCGCCCCCGTGAATGTCGAACGAATGCCCCAGGTATTTGGAGCTCATGGCCGAGCATTCGATATGCCACCCCGGGCGCCCCCTGCCCCATGGACTTTCCCAGGCAGGCTCCCCCGGCTTGGCCGATTTCCAGAGAGCGAAATCGAACGGGTTGTGCTTGCGCTCGTCCACGTCGACGCGCGCCCCCGCCTCCATGTCCTCCAGGCTGCGTCCCGAAAGCTTGCCGTATGCTTCGAAAGAATCCACGGCAAAGTACACATCGCCGTCGGCGACGTAGGCGGCTCCCTTTTTCAAAAGCCTGACGACGAAGTCGACGATCTCCTGCATGTGATCGGTAACCCGGGGTTCAACGGTTGGACGTCTGACATGGAGTTTCTGCATATCCATTTGAAATTCTTTTATAAATCTGTCGGCAAGTTCCAGGGGTGAAACCCCCAGTTCATTGGCGCGATTGATTATTTTGTCATCCACGTCCGTGAAATTGCGAACGTAGGTGACCGCTTTGCCGGCGGACTCCAGAAACCTGACGATGACGTCGAACACGACAAAGGCCCGCGCATGACCGATGTGGCAGGAATCGTAAACCGTGGGGCCGCAAACGTACATCAGCACTTTTCCCGGCTCGATGGTTTCGAAAAGCTCCTTTTTTCTGGTAAGCGTGTTGTAAATGAACAGGTCCATACTTCTTCCCTCTTCACAAATGCGATGTGGCCCGAATGACAGGAAGCAAGGATGCTTGTACCGGGCGTCCCGGCCTCCAAGCCTCCCAGCATATTCGCCTTTTATTCTTGTTTCAATCGACCCCTGGAATCCTCTGACCCTTGAAGGCTTTCCACCAGCACGACGCACATGGCGGCGATCCCCAAT
This sequence is a window from Deltaproteobacteria bacterium. Protein-coding genes within it:
- the cysS gene encoding cysteine--tRNA ligase, with product MDLFIYNTLTRKKELFETIEPGKVLMYVCGPTVYDSCHIGHARAFVVFDVIVRFLESAGKAVTYVRNFTDVDDKIINRANELGVSPLELADRFIKEFQMDMQKLHVRRPTVEPRVTDHMQEIVDFVVRLLKKGAAYVADGDVYFAVDSFEAYGKLSGRSLEDMEAGARVDVDERKHNPFDFALWKSAKPGEPAWESPWGRGRPGWHIECSAMSSKYLGHSFDIHGGGKDLVFPHHENEIAQSESVTGNIFARYWIHNGFVNINQEKMSKSLGNFLMVKDVLKAFHPEAVRLFLLSKQYRKPIDFSDGALEESTTALERIYASLQRMEKRIGESGGANEDAALADELWQQFCGAMQDDFNTAKAFAVIFEAVRQANRLMDDDDGGKGELGAASLKGIRHAIEKMGWVMGILNQRPDDYFAARKTEQLEDQSIDAGLVEELIRERAAARREKNWPKADEIRDRLAAMNVVVEDRPDGAVWKVEK